Below is a genomic region from Prunus persica cultivar Lovell chromosome G3, Prunus_persica_NCBIv2, whole genome shotgun sequence.
TCAAAAAGTCTGTTAAATTGATGATGTGGCACATATATGGATCCCACATATCCAATAATgggagcatttttgctcaccactttaacctaAGATGTACCCTCACCACCCTTCCCAAAAGGTGACACATGTCCATGAGTTTAACTATagttaatttttactttttattatgtttgatgacattattatgagagagaaacaatgctttaataagatttttccCGATTTACCATTATTCTATTAATTAACTCAACAAACTTTCcacttttatattaattaccaATTAAGCTAATAACAACCCGAATAATTAACAACAGCAGAACAGTCAttacttaaataaataaaaattaacagTCTTCCACTTCCCATGAATCTGTTGGCATCCCAATCTTAACGAAGGACATGAATTGTTAAATTCGAATTTGGCCTTGATACTCagaaaactaaataaaacaaagcaaatttataattgaaaaaaaaaaaaaacaatacatAGACGATACCTATCTTTTGcttgaacaaagaaaagaagtctATTGAGCAGAGTTCACATATAAGCACCCAAATTGTGGATAATCAAGAAACTAGAAATTCTCAATTCAAGGGACTTCTAGTAACGTATGccttttcagttttcattgttttgatttatttttaaattaaattaatcaagaAAAGTGGAAAGTTCGTTGGGTTAATTAATAGAATAAGGCTAAATTaggaaaaatcttattaaatcatcgtttctctctcataataatgtcatcaaacaaataaaaaataaagagttaaCTATAGTTAAATTCATGGACATGTGTCACCTTTTGGAAAGGGTGGTGAGGATACACCTtgagttaaagtggtgagcaaaaatgacGCCACatggattaaataaaaaatacattaaaaaaaaatttcaaattataaaccataaaaaaaaattttaattttaaatttataaattttaaataaataaaaaaaatcaccacCTCCACCATTGCACCAAACCCCCCACATCCttcgtccaaaaaaataaCCCCCCCTATATCCAGCCTTCTCCATGTCCCAACCTGCTATCCCAAACCAACAGCCAATCCAAACCTTGATATGCCAGGAACCTCACCCACTGCCTGTCTAATCCCACCACCAAAGACCAAAAGTGGATGGTGGTTAGTGAAGGGCCAAATGACTGGGTTGGGTGGGCTTAGTGGTTGTCTGGGTTTACTTGgccgggggggggggggggggcggGGGGTGGGGGAATCACACCTGGAGACTGGTATTGTACCCTTTGGGAGAGGAGTACCAGGTGGAATCCGTGACACCAGGGGCTCCCGTCTGATAAACTAGTTGGTGATGATCCTGCTTACTAACGACTTGAATGGTATGTGGAACGAAATGATGTTCACTCTCACGAGTAGTGAGCACATGCCCTTGCGCCTAGAGGAGGCATCTAATNNNNNNNNNNNNNNNNNNNNNNNNNNNNNNNNNNNNNNNNNNNNNNNNNNNNNNNNNNNNNNNNNNNNNNNNNNNNNNNNNNNNNNNNNNNNNNNNNNNNCAATAGAAGCTTttgttatttatatttttatattcattGAAAAAGAAGTCCCTTCTATATatcccaaaattttattgGAATCCAACAATCTTCTTTCCCTATCCAATACCAAATTCTTGTCCtaacttttctctctctcactctctctctctctctctctctcatgtgaTCTACTCCTCTTCTATAAATAGATATGTCCCAAATCATATGTTGGTTTATGGTTTTTACCAAATCTAGAATGATTGTGTGTCCCTCTCTGTCTACATTGAAGTTCTTCAATCTTCTAAAAGATAATGTAATTATCATTTGAATTgtctattatttatttgaaagaGTCAATTTCATTTGTTACATGAAATTATCATTTGAATTGGCTTCTCATGTGTTGGAATTACTAGAGATAGTAGCTTTAGTTTTACAAacgaaaataattgaaaatgaaactgATGGCCATGTCCgatttgctaaaatatgaaaactatgagagaatattgggtaagtaaataataaattcttaaatctatttactgtaggaaatcaggaattaaagtaaattaattacaattataataggaattcttggtgtgtaaggaaagtaagtcaatatccacaagtcacgccaacactccccctcacgttggtgcatagatgtcgccaatgcccaactgatccagtgaattgtggaatgctttactggaaatcgcctttgtcaaaatatttgCCGATTGATCCtcagatttcacaaaaggaaactgaaacacttttgcctcaagcttctgtttgatgaagtgtcgatccacctcaacatgtttagtacgatcatgctgaaccggattctgtgcaatggctatagcagccttgttgtcacaaaagagattcattgtgtatgtaggtttatacccgagttcaataagcaactttcttaaccaaagaagttcacaaatccctttagtcatgcctctgaactcggcttctgcactggataaagctactatattatgtttcttgctcctccatgtcaccaaattacctcctacgaatgtgaagtaacccgatgtggattttctatctgttacattacctgcccaatctgcatctgaataaccatcaatatttagatgaccatgctttgagaacataagtccttttccaggtgcagacttcaaatatctaagtatccgaagaactgcattcatgtggtcttcacttggagagtgcataaattgactgacaacgctcaccacataagcaatgtctggtcgagtatgtgacaaatagatcaatattcccactaacctttggtatctttctttgttagttggaacttgatccagatattctccaagatgatgattctgaacaataggagtgtccgcaggtttacaatctagcattcctgtgtctgtcaacaagtccaagacatatttcctttgagagagaaatatgccttgctgcgatcgagccacctcaattcctaagaaatacttgagtccacctagatccttcatctcaaactctatagccagatagtcttgtagctgtgatatttcctgtttatcattcccagtaataatcatatcatcaacttagattattaatgctgttaccttcccttttcgatgtttcaagaacagagtatgatctgagttgcactgtttgaaaccattgttcatcattgccatggtgaaccgtccaaaccatgcacgtggtgactgtttcaatccatacaatgcttttcgtaacctgcaaactgttccagtctgagtagtattatatccaggaggaatgtccacgtacacctcctccgtgagttcgccatgtagaaaagcattctttacatcaaactagtgtagtggccaatccaaattagctgcaagggacaataagactctgacggtgtttaactttgcaactggtgcaaaagtttcttcatagtctataccataggtctgtgtgtacccttttgccacaagtctttcCTTGTATCGCttgatagatccatctgcattgtgttttatagtaaacacccatctacatccgatagtctttttttctcgtggtatagtctccaatgtccaagtctgatttttctcaagagctttcatctcttcttttatagcttggacctacttaggatctttcaatgcttcagaaaccttggttggaatatagatagcagacaactgatgcacaaaagccttgagtggttcagacagcttctcagtggatacatgatttgcaattggatacttggatgtcttgccaatatcaggtgaataacggtttggtggcttcccacgattttgcttgaaaggtaattgatatccaatagttttatcatctaaatgcacaagtctagtaggagtagttacctcaaggatattctcaggagattggtctgttggtactgttgagttaaaAGAGGGTCTttatcttgttgttctgtattgtctaTAGGTGTGAGACttggatcagaaatatcttcgcatggatcaggtgggtcaggcaattgatcgctatgaatgggTGATTGATCGCTTTTcaacagagagtaatctcgtgctccagactcgggatgatcaatcatttctgtacataggagaatttctttgttttccaagttgctccaattctgctcttcactccgtatctccccctgaagcgcAGAATTAGATGATGGGTCATGaaagaacagctcagattccagaaaggtcacatccaaagtgacataggttctttgggtaggagggtgataacaacggtaacctttctgatgagtggcataacccacaaaaacacaacgaagcgcacagggaccaagtttgctacgttaatttttgtggagatgaacggaagccacacatccaaagattcggggtgtgagtaccaaaatagagggcagaggtctgtgttgcgcaagcacctgtaaaggagttttaaaggtcaatacaccagaaggcatgcggttgatcaggtgaactgcagtgacaatagcatcatcacAGTGATGGCaaggaacatgagcgccaatcaaaagtgctcgggcggtttcaagaagatgtcgattctttcgttcagcaacaccattttgttgtggtgtatgaggacaagtcgtcttatggataattccatgtttttggaagtaagtctgaaagtcatgattgacaaattctccaccatcgtctgagtgaagaatctggatttgagcattaaactgagttttcatctgtttgtggaaggactgaaaatgggaaaacacttcgtttttattcttcaacaaataaagccatgtcatccgtgtacaatcatcgatgaatgtgacaaaccatcgaacaccagaaggagcagtgataggcgaaggtccctagacatcagagtgaattaacgtaaatggagtagtacacttgttcgtactcaacgaGTAaggcacacggtgactcttggctaaaatacaagtatcacatgtgaagtcggagtctttgaaacctgagaataaatctggtataagatgcttcatataactaaaagacggatgtcccaatcgacgatGCCAtaaccagatttgcttttgtttgctatcaaagggatgtgtcacactgttagccacgccgggactgaagtcatcgacataatatagctcctctctcttagtaccacgaccaagaatctccttagtgtgaatatcctgaagcaaacaaaaactcgggtaaatgagtacacaacaattcaattgttcagtaagctgactaactgacaacaatttagtggataaagatagaacaagtaaagtattagacagggtgagagaggatgagagtgcaacagtgccagcccctgtcacaggataagtaacatcattggcatttgcaatacaggttcgtcgaggttgtgtagtattcagaaaatcatcagggtcaaacgtcatatgatcagttgcaccagaatcaattatccagctcttggaatcaatcttatcggaaatatggaatccataaccagtaccattactggtcatattgcattgtcctcgatctgtaagagtagcccaccaatcggggtagccatgcgatttaaaacaagtctcacaagtgtgtctcggatcaccacaatatgcgcaatttggtccatgtgtctgggtcgttagtctagaagtcataatctgtgcagcggaagatgcataggatacaggttgagtaggaatttgatcggaatctgagcctgagttGGGACCGGAGTCAGAGTCGAAATCGGGATCGGGGTttgaatcagagacaaattcagggttggggtcatcatcggagtgggggtcaGGGTCGTcctcgtcatagtcggggtcggggtcggggttgTCAAAAGaagatcctgattctggatcgggttcggggtcaaagtctgcatatGTAGgggcggagccatctgggcactcaactcaacgatggttagttgagaatgagagaaggagtcggtggtgctacctccatgagggttgaaaaaatcatcaacccccatagctGCAgcgggggtttgaaactaAAGTCAACAATTacaagatcgccgctctgataccatgctaaaatatgaaaactatgagagaatatttgtttgtgggaattttctgtgtattcttctccctgtaggaggtcatatttataatacaacgaaacctgaatgagcaagtaaataataaattcctaaatctatttacagtaggaaatcgggaattaaagtaaatcaattataattataataggaattcttagtgtgtaaggaaagtaagtcaatatccacaagtcacgccaacacgaTTTCCCCTCCTTACTCACAGGTGCTTCTCTTTTTTACTTCGAGTTGTAATCCTTTTTGGATCGCTCTCCTGTTAATAAAAGTTCttattgaccccaaaaaaaaaaaaaaaaaactcacagGTGAGGTGATTAGCCTAGCGGGgtctctttaaaaaataaaaaataagtaaaagaagttaaattgATTTAGTTTTATCATATATGaacttttaataatttattttctggtataatacattttctctttccctttggTTAAAAGACAACCGAtctccaccaaaaaaaaaggcaagttTGATGAGTGGATCAATCAATCAGCCGCACATTTATCTGACCACGAACAGCAGTCAGCATAAAGATATTTAcactctttcttttgttttgaccATCAAATTGAATGACAGAAACTTTCCCACCCAAATTGATCGATTGATTGATTCACTGTTATACAGAGACTGAACAGTCTAATCATATTAAGAGAGCCGTGATGTATATAGTTCTCTTCTGACCTGATTTTGGTACCAAGTTTTTGAAAATAACCCGTTGGCAATTAATTAGAACAGCTAGGCATGCGTGCATGCAAAAGGAGAAATCAATTTCATTCAAAGTTTACAACCAGGCAGGAGGAGGCAGGGAATCTTAATGACTAAAAAAGAATGGCTCTATTACAGTAAATGGCAGGTAGGTGGATGGCAGTGACATAATTAGCCATGCATACTCTCGACGATCTAATTTTCTACAATCTGCTGCTACTGTTTCAGTGGTGGTGGGGTCAAATTagcttggttttgagtgaaaacctGAAGCAATTAGCAAGATGGCCGTACAGAAAACGAACTTGGCTGGGTTTTATGGCAATTTCTTTAATTGTTCTGCATTGGGTACCTAACCCCAGCTGCCAAGACTCGTTGCTGCTCTATCTGCAATGCCAATGTCATCCAAAATTAATCAAAGGTTGAGCTTCATACAGATAGATATATGTGTATGGTCATAAATGAAGGAATAATTACTAGTTTAATTGTAATTACTTGGAATAATTCATGCAATTTGTTCTTGAGGTAGCAATATTCATGTTCTAGCACCTCCAAAGCTCTCAGGCACCTGAAAAAGTACATGAACAAAACCCCATATGAGAATTAATATCAAACACCATGAACAACATGCCTATgtattgttattgttatttGTATAATCTCTACTTATGATACGTTCGTCTCCTCTTTAATAGAGAGATAATACATGTGCGTCGTGGGTTATTAAAttaaaggaagagaaaaaggtGAAGGGTGATTGACTGACTGACCCAGCACGGTTGTTGTGTTCAGAAGCAGCGCGAAAAGCAACGCAGACGTTTCTGATTCTCTTGGCTCCAATGCTTGAGCTGCTTCCCATAAACTGATTCAAATGTGTCCCCATTTTCTTGTAGTCCGAGAACTCTCTATCCATCCtgatcaattcaattcaatgttCATATCACCAACCCATCAACcaaaattaaccaaaattaatcaaaatgaagagagagagagagagagagagagagagagagagagagagagagagagagagagagagagagactcacAATAATTCTCTGAGATTTTTTAAGAGCTTCTCAGACTCATGAAAGTAGATGTTGACAACTTCAGAAACAAAGTTTGGGGAGCTCTCATCTTGGAGCTGTTGAAGCTGCAAGAATTGCTCATCCAAAACTCCCtatacaaacaaacaacatgaactatttttaatttataaaattaattttgattaatcataaaaatataataattaagttccaatgaaatgttgttaatgaagatgaagatgaagatgaacaaGAACCCACCTGGTGAAAGAGCATTGCGAGCAACCGATTCATGTCGGCTCGCAACCGATCAGCACCCAACCCCAACATCCACACT
It encodes:
- the LOC18782621 gene encoding pseudo histidine-containing phosphotransfer protein 6 isoform X2; this encodes MLGLGADRLRADMNRLLAMLFHQGVLDEQFLQLQQLQDESSPNFVMDREFSDYKKMGTHLNQFMGSSSSIGAKRIRNVCVAFRAASEHNNRAGCLRALEVLEHEYCYLKNKLHELFQIEQQRVLAAGVRYPMQNN
- the LOC18782621 gene encoding pseudo histidine-containing phosphotransfer protein 6 isoform X1, coding for MLGLGADRLRADMNRLLAMLFHQGVLDEQFLQLQQLQDESSPNFVSEVVNIYFHESEKLLKNLRELLMDREFSDYKKMGTHLNQFMGSSSSIGAKRIRNVCVAFRAASEHNNRAGCLRALEVLEHEYCYLKNKLHELFQIEQQRVLAAGVRYPMQNN